Part of the Benincasa hispida cultivar B227 chromosome 11, ASM972705v1, whole genome shotgun sequence genome, CAATatttggagaagataacagCTGAAGaatgagctttgaagaagttctacaagaggtatgtcttgaaactcacttgttttctgcaagagcatacTTAGATGATCCTAgtgcttccgctgttgctgatacaatcctataaAATGTGGCATCAGTAGAGAGGAAGTTCATAATTAGTAAAGACATCACCTTTAGAGAAGATGAGATGTTTATGCTAAAGAATAAGAGGCTTGAGGATGAAGCTGAGACATCTAGCATAGGAATTGAGGTGGAGTTAACTACTAAGCAACCAACAAAACCTAACTTACCTAGTGACATAGAAAAAGTTGAGAAAGAAGAAGGGGAACAAGAGACTGTTAATCGGCAGCTAGACTTGGGTCAGTATGTCTTAGCGAGGGATAGACAAAGGAGAACCATTACTCCTCCAGCAAGGTATACTGAAATGAACTATATGAATTTGGTTCTAAATGTTGTTGTGGCTCCTACTGACCAAGAACCTAGAACTTTTGAAGAAGCAACAAGTTGTTCTAATGCGAGGAATTGGATAGAAACCATGAATAAGGAAATGCATTCACTAAATGTGAATGATACTTGGTCTTTAGTTCCTTTGCCTAAGGTTTATAAACCAGTAGCTTCaaaatgggttttcaaactCAAAGAAGGTGCATCATGTGATAAAAAACATAGGTATAAGGCAAGATTGGTTGCAAAGAGGTTTACACAAAGGGAAGGAATAGACTACTTAAAGATTTTCTCTcaagttgtaaaaaaaaaaaaaaaacttcttataAAGCTTCTCTTATCCTTTGGTTGCTCAAAATAACTtagaattatatcaaattaGATGTGAAAATGGCCTTCCTTCATGGACATCTAGAAAAGTGACAATCTACATGATGCAACCTAAGGAATTGGAAGTTAAAGAGAAAGAGAATCTCTATTGCTTACTCAACAAGTCAGTCTATGGGCTGAAACAATCACCTAGATGCTAGTATAGAAGGTTCAATGACTATATATCTAGCATTGGATTCAAAAGAAGTTCCTATgacatatgtgtttatgtaaCTACAAGTTCATACAAGGACAAGGTTTACTTActcatatatgtggatgatatgttacTGGCAGTTAAATCAATGGAAGACTTAACTCATGTTAAAAACCTCCTAAAAAGAGAGTTTGACATGAAGGACTTGGGAGAAGGAAGCAAAGTTCTAATGATTGAAATCCTAAGGAACAGGGAGAAGTCTATCTTAAGCATCAACCAATTAACTATTGTGAGAAGATCCTAAAAAGGTTCAACCTAAGTGATGCAAAACCTGTAAGCTTGCCTATTGCTCAGCATTTCAAGTTATCCTTAGTCAACTCTTCTAAAGATTCtgatttagaacataaaaacaAATGTCAATTATACCCTATAGTTAGGCAGTCAGAagcctaatgtatttaatgatttctaccaAGCCTAATCTCTCATACTCATCTAGTCTTGTTAGTAGGTATATGTCTAACCCAGGTAAAAGATACTGGGAGGCCACTAAATGGATCCTAAGATACTTAGTTTAGTCTAAAAACTCAAGACTTGTCTACCAAAAATCAGTTGTACCAAACTTAGAGCTATATGGATATGGGGTGTTGACTATGTTGGTGATTTAGACGAAAAGAGGTCCCTAACAGGCTATCTATTTCTTTATGGTCCTAATCTAATTAGCTAGAAAGCCACATTACAACCTATATTAGCTTTATCTACAATAGAAGCTAAGTATATGGCATTAACTGAAGCATTTAAAGAGGCATTGTGGCGTAAGGGATTGTTGAAAGACTTTGGATTAAGTCAAACAGTGGTAAGACTCTACTGTGGCAACCAAAGTGCTATACATTTATCCTGAAATCCACAATACCACACTAGAAcaatgttgggaatgtcctagaactcgcagttcgtgttaaacattctatttaatcaataacaatgacttgttgattttgcatcttattatcaaaatccaataaatgcatccttggctatagtctgaatgttataactttatgtagtgacataaacaggattaagttgacagtatatagcctaaatggtctaataagtatatggatgaaattagatatctcatcctagtaatactattggatgtggcccactctgtagttgttacaagaagttgtaaggtgctacaaacgatgtgatccacaaatcgttcatgttgagacatgagagtaggggcatcctatgcaatgagtttgcatatagactggaccacgaaaatagtcacttttctttataacgaccgtttactgttaaaactgactctttcatttattatataacctaggttaactcgatcttaatcctaagttagctatgaactcctgtttgttcgagattatcctttgagagtagtctaacagaactgctcaataagcttaccattttgggataaaaCTGGATGAATAGCTTGGGACATAaccttgcaagatgaaattcactcctaccctatttagggttagcagataggttgttctcttaagtattgactccaggtcttgaacaatcgagaccccaccttctcatgatagagaaaggatttgattcaaaGAGATTACGAATcagaattattcattagaggatgaatatgaacttaaggaacaagatgtagtcacagggataaaacggtatttttgacctaactgtgattacgaacaacctgtgaaggatcaacttaccgattatggttattaagtggacataatatatctacaatgaggggagttcaactatgggctatagtggagtgtccctctagttaacgaatggggattagatcggactaatgagtttagccgattaatcttgaattgttggagcccatgatctgtaggccacaaggtccccctactggctagtaaatggataagctttaggatagcttgagagattaatttgaaacgttcaaattaaacggaacaagagaataaatatttaaatatgatttaaatatataaagatgattattgtgcaaaaattaatttaatatttgatattaaattaatttaagaaaataaaattttgaattaaaatgattgaatatcattttttgttttaaaaagtaaataaaaaatcgTTTGCAAGTTgcataaaaatggaaaatgggtaTTTTctattaccatcatctttatgctctcACAAAATGCACTATCTTCTTGACTTTGattctctaagcatgagctgtaagccatgcactccatctctttgcatgttcatcaaatatatataaagaagattggagttgttggagagtAGAATAATCAAAGAATTTTGAGATAATTTTTTCTGAAGAAGCTGTCTTATTCAGTTGTGTTGCTGCGAGTTTCTctggtttcttcacatctttaagttgttcttgagtcctacaactctgCCTAAAACTCCAAAAGTATAGTAAGGAAGGCTTTGAGATGGTTCACATTGATAACAAAtgaagacagcagctgaacaGGCGTTTTCTTAGAGAGTttatcaaaggtatgttcagaAAACTCACTTTttgagaagagcatgctttagtttttgctaaaattagtgaattagaaaacttatggatccttgatatttccgctgcatgttgttttactctttcaaataaaacatattgatataaagtatcatttcatcagaGACAAAGTTGAGACAGGAGAAATAGAAATCATAAAATTTCACACATTAGAGAACACGGCAAATAATGTTGACAAAACCAGTatcaaaacttaaattaatcaaatgtcTAGAAAAGTTGGTTTCGAACTTCCAGACACAGGGTAAATAGAATGGTCAGAATCAAGAAGATAAAAGATTGCAGGCATTAGAGTaaaggtggagaatttgtatAAATAGTGACTCAAATACCATttcaactagtttagtttaCATAACAAATTTTATCTTGTAACGATCAGATGGTATGTGTTATAGATACCATTGATCAGAaccaaaaaagagagagagagcatcatcatactttctatttttctgtaaacaacaactgctgtaagcaatcttcaagtgagaaagaaagagaatctTACCATGGACGTAGGCTTATTGGTCGAACCACATAACTCTGCATAttccatcttcttctctttatcttcttcaatcttcagcTGTTTCTCTGCAAatcaatgaaaaaataaatcttataattaaatcacaatGTTTTCTCTCATCGAGTATCAAGTTATAACAAGTAAAGAATTTCTCtcatcgagttgcatcgagtCACGAATTTCTCTCATCGAGTAGCATCGAGTCAAGAATTTCTCTCATCAAGTTGCATCGAGTAAAGATTAATACTCATCGAGTAGGGTAGATAAAAGATTAATACTCGTCGAGTTCCATCGAGGAAAGAACAAAAACTCAACGAGGAAAGAAGACAAAAATCCATCGAGTAACAAGCAGAAACTCATCGAGTAAGGAGTATATACACATCGAGGATTTGATAGTGCTTATcaaataagagagaaaaatagagagagctTTACCCCAAAGAAACAGAGTTTTCCTCAACCATTTCTTCACCAACTCGGGATTGATCTTGATTAATTGTGCCTACACAAGATAGTATAACCCAACATTAAGCAATAGTCAGAATCAACAATCACCCTTATAGGAGTCGTGCTTTGCCATTGCAGTCCTGCTTGTGCAAATATATGGATTTCACTGCcaattttcttttctaccaCCGATCTTGTGGGTCTTCATCTTCCACTTTGGATGGTGCCCCAACACTAGTTTCTAGCAGATCAACCAAGTTCGTGGGTGTTAAAGGGCATCAAGTCAAATTACTTGAAACCAACAGGCATACACCAGAATCAACActcgaaaaacaaaaaacttattGTGGGTTATTAATAGAGAACAAGAAACCCTAACTCAAGAACATGTCGGATGAGATTTGCGAATTGGCACTTGGATTTCTTTAGAACGAGGAGAAGATGAGTGATTGGACGAGGATGAAGAGCGTTTTCTTTTCAAACGAGCTTGAGAATCTTGAGATGGTGTTTGGTTATAGATAAAGAAGTGAAGGAAGAAGagcaagagaaaaagaagacaaacgggggaaggaggaagaaaattgaaagaaacGAGGGAGAAACCAAATGGAATAattaaaatgaagaagaagggaggaCACTTCTCAAGACCCGCCTATCCCTTTTTCCTATCTCCtgcctctgttttttttttttttttttttttctctttctattctatagcttaaaatgaaaaaccctccttttcttgtagtgaattaaatttaaatgttaacaACATAactatcaatttaaatatatattttttaatttacaacAATATTCATGGatattcatatttttaatatatccaTAAACTTGGGATGCCAATATTATTGTGCGTAAGGATAACATTTTTCAATTACAAACAACATCTCGTTCGTAGCAAGTAAGAAGCTCTACAATTTGACTCATTGCAGGTCTCGAATTTCGATCTTCTCCTACACATTCAACGGCCACTTTCAACAatatttccatctttttcttttgCTCTCCATCTTCCACATTCAATCTCTGATCCACCACTTTCTTAACCTCACCTTTTTCAATCCTCTTCATTATCCACTTCACTAAATCCGTACAttccccttcttcttcattgccCGACCATTGAAAATTAGATGCATTTTTCCCACTAATCAGCTCCAATACAACAATCCCATAACTATAAACATCTGCCTTTGCATCAATCTTAAGATTCATCATCCATTCCGGAGCTAAATACCCTCTTGTCCCACGCACCTTTGAAAACCCACTTTCATTAATTTCTCCAAAAAGCTTCGACATTCCAAAATCCGCAACTTTCGCTTCCAAACCCTCATCAAGAAGTATGTTTTGAGGCTTGATATCGCAATGAAGAACCCATTCAAGACATTCTTCATGCAAATACGACAAACCCTTTGCTGTTCCAACTGCAATTTCGTATCTTTGTTCCAACCCCAACGTTACTTCTTCAATTGAATCATCCGAGAACAAATGTTTGTCCAATGATCCATTTTCTACATACTCATATACCAACATTTTATGGTGTTTCTCAGCGCAAAAACCCCATAATTTCACTAAGTTTTTGTGGTTTATCTTTCCAATTATACTAACCTCTGCCCAAAACTCTGCATCACCTTGTAAAACGCCTTCTAATCTCTTCACAGCCACAACTCTTCCATCTTCCAATTCTCCTTTGTAAACAGTACCAAATCCTCCTTTTCCAATCTCTTGCTTGAAATTTTTTGTGgctcttttcatttcctcataCGAGAATCTTTTGAACCCCATGGCTAATACAATGTAACCCATATTAACCAATTCTTCATTCACCCGCTTTCGAAAAATAAACCACCATCCAAAACCAATGAAAATAAGCTCACTCGCTCCAACAGTCACTACCAATCCTATTAACAAACCCATATATCGGAACTTATCGCCCTTTTCCCCATACATATGAGTGTTCAGAACAAGCTCtgaattcgaacaattcaattCACTTGAAGAATTTTGCTCCAACCAGCTTCTTCCTAAACCCTTTGGAACCTTCATAAACATTTGCACCGCCGTGTCGGGCTTTCGATACCCATTACGGAGAGCGGTTTTGGGATAACATTGTGCTGATCCATCCATTGCATATCCAAAACCAGAGCACTCGCAATTACTAAGGCAAATGTTCTTGCATATTTCAATGGACACGCCTGAGGCATAACCCCAATCATAGCCGAAGTAATCCGTATTAGGAAGAGGAATGAAATCCACTCCCTTGGAAGAATTAGAATTGGAATCACAGGTGAAATTAAAAGGGGATTTACACCCTTTTGTCCAATCTGAAGGATCGTTTCTTGAAAAACCAGGTGGACAAGTACAAGTTGGAATTGGATTATATTCACAAATTCCATAATCTCCACATAACCCATGAACCATACACGCATCGATTCTCCCACCCGGAAGCCACGTGATCTTCCAGTTTCCGGTCGATTCATCAAGGCTGTATAATCTCAAAATCCCATCATAATCCATTGTTAATCTCCTCTTTGGACCAACCCCATAATCTGTAGCATTGAATTCGAATTTGTCACTCGATCTAAAGCTTCCCGTCTCGTCTAGAATTGCAATTCTGGAGCTATTGTAAGGAGTTCGGCCGTTCACGAATACGAGTACCAAAGTATAAGGCCAATAGATACTAGAGAGTGAAGGGCCGTTGAAAATGAGATTCAGAACGTTGTCATCGTTGAATTTGAAGTAATAAAAGCCTGATAAATATGTGGCTGGACTTCTCATTGAGATCAAAGTTGATGTTTTGAGAAAACGTTGAGTTGGAAGAAGAGTATCGGTGGGGAAGTCGAAGCTCTGCCAAATGAAATGTTGGGATTGATTCATCACCACGAGATTTCCAGTTTCGAGAAGTCGAAGCTCAATTTCGCCGTCGGAAGTTGTGTCGGTTGACCAAACGACGGTGTCGTCGGCATCGGTCAAAACCAAATTGGAATCGAAATTGAGGGTCAATCGAGACTGTCGTCCATTAACGGGTTTGTCTCTGTTAGCCATCCATACGACAGTTTTATCGAAGCTATTTGTGAACCATATTGAGAAACAATAGGAATTGTTCCCTACACGATAAAACCCAGATGAAAAGGTTCCATTTGGAGAAATGAGGAACTGGTTTGCGTCGTCCACGGATATGGAGTTTCCTGAAGCCAGCCTCCGCAGTCCCGTTAATGATGGAGCTGCATAAACAGAGGAGAATGCAGCAATTAGTAGACAAAGCAACAAATGAGAAGCCAACATTCTGAGAATTGTGAAGTTTGATTGTTCTGTTGTGAACAAAGATTTAGCATTATTATACAAGTATTTATGAGTGCCAGACTCTGGAGTTTGATTTTTCTGGTCAATGACCGGAAGGAAACGCCAAAAGTTAGGACAAAAATCATGTCAAACATGAGCCAGGCTACTGCCACTAATGGCTGACTTTCCAGAAATTTTCGTATTTGGAAAGATTTCTATTGAGAGCGATCGGTGGAGAGATTGATAGTTTTAAGTACATAAACTTTGGTTTCCAAGTTAGTAATTAGTGCATTTAGACATTCAACTTAGTATGTAATAATGAACCCTTCTACTTTCAAGTTTAATTTTATAGAGACCCAATGACATTTACAAAGTTTACATagtgatatttaattttgataaaaataaaattatggcCGATAAAAACTAGTTCGTTACAACTTTAAAAGTAGAAGATTAAAGTGTTACATACCAAATTCATGAACTAAATTAAAGTAGAAGTACCACAAATCAAAGTttgagactaaattgttatattcATGAGAATTTAGGGAccataaaagtttttttttttaactttaattacaaatatatataaagtgatggactaattttaattttcgagACTTTTTTGTAACAAATTTGTATGGTTGTCTGATTCGTTTTCTTATTCTACATactaaaaagaattaaataaaatattgggATGTATAAAGTTGAACAGGTTTACAATGTTCTAAAAAATTTGTTAAGAAACTTTCTACTTATAGTCCAGTTATAATCagcaaattaaattattttcaataaGCAATTTTGTATTGAATGAGTGGATGAACTGCCTACTAATTAGACAGTAAATATgtacttaattaaatatcaattgCAAATGATACTCGTAACTTGGGACGCGATCTAGGCTCGTGATAGTAATGAACTTATccatgagaatccaagagggttaaaatttttttaacttttaacatTCCCAAACAGAGATATATGTTTCTCTTTCTTTGTTTAGAGATGAAATATAATTagagaataaaaatttaaatcataaatagaGAAATTTTGATCAAATTAAGGTTTGTATTGATGAGAAAAAAACTGTTtataaaaaaactcatttttatttatactttttttaaaaaataaaaagattttaaatacccattaaaagtgtttcaaaatctattttaagtTGTTATCAAacgtttcaatttttttaaaatgacttattttcaaacttaaatatttgaaaaattaaaccatGCACAAGTCAAATGTGTGGATGATTggaaatatgattttttttttttcttttttgacatagaaataagaACAACTATGATCCACTTGattgatttttattatataatttaaatcatctatgagttttcttaattattttttattatgtaatcTATGCTTAAAAACAAGTTGGAAATTTTGGTCAAATCTTTAGAAAATAAATGGATAGTTTATGGAGTTTTgatcttgattttttaaaattaaattgactgggtattttttttagtagGGAAAACGAAAACAAAAGAGCTCCAAGTCGTCGGGAATCAAAAAGAAGAGCAAATTACGTTCATAGAGGATTGTTTTTAAGCCACACAATGAATATCAAAACCTACgagcatgagtaactaaataaTGAACAATAGGATTACTCTCGCGATTTATCCAAAGAAAGCCATATATAGAACCACAAAGAAGGAAATTACCAATGACATCAACGAAAGCTTGAACCTCCTACCCAAATCCGATATTCTCAAATAGAAGATTTTAGAGAATTTTGAAATCGGTTTCATTCCAGTGGAGAGAAATACTAGTCTCAAGAGCTATGAAAAGACTATAAAATATGACAATAATTGTTATCAGCGAGTTTCACCAGACCCATCATAGAAAAATGACTCTCATTACAAGCATAGCTTCACCATTTTTGTCATACCAATGCCCACTTCGTAGTCCAAACAAGGCCGTTATCATAATTCACCTTGTTAAGTGCCAAAGCAGAGGGGCcaataagtaaattaattattagtaaattaatattttgttaattaaaaagTGTGAGATGAATCTTTTTAAAGGGTGTTTAGACCCTTTCTTCATTATAATATTTCGTATTTTCAACTATTATAATCtatcattaaaatattatttttattttaaatctatatttgttatattgtttaatattttttacgAAGATTGAAGTAGCATGCACTCAAACATAGATaataataactaactaaacaCTCCGAACAGTCCCTTAActtttgatgtttgaaaatttaagtctattttctctcaatttctttttatgatttgcatatttcaattaaattcttaaccaaaaacaaaaacaaaaacaaatttttttaaaactattttttttaagttttcaaaacttggcttcatttttaaaatattagtaaaaaaggtaaataaaaaaatttagaaattgaatagacatttatactttatagacttaattttcaaaaactaaaagattATAAAATAGGACCTACATTTTTTAGGACTCTTTGACAACATTTGGTATTtggtttttaactttttaaaatgaaacatataaactctCATT contains:
- the LOC120091711 gene encoding putative receptor protein kinase ZmPK1, translating into MLASHLLLCLLIAAFSSVYAAPSLTGLRRLASGNSISVDDANQFLISPNGTFSSGFYRVGNNSYCFSIWFTNSFDKTVVWMANRDKPVNGRQSRLTLNFDSNLVLTDADDTVVWSTDTTSDGEIELRLLETGNLVVMNQSQHFIWQSFDFPTDTLLPTQRFLKTSTLISMRSPATYLSGFYYFKFNDDNVLNLIFNGPSLSSIYWPYTLVLVFVNGRTPYNSSRIAILDETGSFRSSDKFEFNATDYGVGPKRRLTMDYDGILRLYSLDESTGNWKITWLPGGRIDACMVHGLCGDYGICEYNPIPTCTCPPGFSRNDPSDWTKGCKSPFNFTCDSNSNSSKGVDFIPLPNTDYFGYDWGYASGVSIEICKNICLSNCECSGFGYAMDGSAQCYPKTALRNGYRKPDTAVQMFMKVPKGLGRSWLEQNSSSELNCSNSELVLNTHMYGEKGDKFRYMGLLIGLVVTVGASELIFIGFGWWFIFRKRVNEELVNMGYIVLAMGFKRFSYEEMKRATKNFKQEIGKGGFGTVYKGELEDGRVVAVKRLEGVLQGDAEFWAEVSIIGKINHKNLVKLWGFCAEKHHKMLVYEYVENGSLDKHLFSDDSIEEVTLGLEQRYEIAVGTAKGLSYLHEECLEWVLHCDIKPQNILLDEGLEAKVADFGMSKLFGEINESGFSKVRGTRGYLAPEWMMNLKIDAKADVYSYGIVVLELISGKNASNFQWSGNEEEGECTDLVKWIMKRIEKGEVKKVVDQRLNVEDGEQKKKMEILLKVAVECVGEDRNSRPAMSQIVELLTCYERDVVCN